One genomic region from Epinephelus moara isolate mb chromosome 8, YSFRI_EMoa_1.0, whole genome shotgun sequence encodes:
- the LOC126394326 gene encoding lymphocyte antigen 6D-like — translation MQWFGALILFVTLSAAFGLKCHICQGETCTNPQTCPPTADRCAITKVNNAVAKTCTISGGCAGATQCCETDLCNSAIPTGSSVLLLLVSSSIITLFL, via the exons ATGCAGTGGTTTGGAGCTCTGATCCTCTTTGTGACTCTGTCTGCAG CATTTGGACTGAAATGCCACATATGTCAAGGCGAAACCTGCACCAACCCACAAACTTGTCCTCCCACCGCTGACCGTTGTGCCATCACTAAAGTGAACA ATGCTGTCGCTAAGACATGCACAATTAGTGGCGGATGTGCTGGTGCCACACAGTGCTGTGAGACGGACTTGTGTAACAGCGCCATACCCACTGGTTCCagtgtcctcctcctgctggtATCCTCAAGCATCATCACACTCTTTCTCTGA